A region of the Candidatus Goldiibacteriota bacterium genome:
GTTAAACGTGGCGCCATAATACACATTCAGGTCGTCGCGCCAGGTTTCAGGCGTGTAAATCCTTTCTTCTTCTATATTATCCATAAGGTCTTTCATCTCTGTCTTTTTTACCACTTCTTCAAGCACGCGTTTTCTAAACGCGTCTTTTTCTTTCTTCCAGTCAATATTACCTTTTAAACTGGCAACCGGCACAAGTATATAAATGCCTGATTTGCCCTCCGGCGCAAGCGTAGGGTCAATTATAGAGGCGTTCTGCACGTAAAATGATATCTGGTCAGACAGTTTCAGCCGGTTAAATATGTCTTCCACGTTTTCCCTGTATTTTTCAGCAAAGAAAACATTGTGATGAGGCATGTCGTATTTTTTTTTCACCCCAAGGTATAACATAAATATAGAGCAGGAGTATTTTCTTTTGGCAAGCTTTTCGGGGCTGTATTTTTTCACATGCTTTTTATCCATTAAGGCGGTAGCGGCATAGGAAAAATCCGCGTTAACTATCACTTCATCCGCGTTTACTATTGTGCCGTCTTCAAGTTCAACGCCCGTGGCTTTTTTGCCGCTGTTAATAATTCTTTTCACGGGGGTATTAAGCTTTAATTTTCCGCCCTCTTCTTCAAAAACCTTTGCCATAGCGTCTGAAATCTTATTCAGCCCGCCTATTACGTGATAAATACCCCACTTATGTTCTATATAAGCAATCATGGCAAAAGCGGCCGGGCATTCCCACGCTGACATGCCCAGGTATTTAGACTGAAACGTAAAGACAAACCTTAATTTTTCCGGCTTAAAATATTTTCCAAGCGCGTTAAAAACACTTTTGCCAAGGTCCAGATGCGGAAGCGCTTTTAAAAGCGGGTTTTTCATCATATCAAATATTGAAGAATACGGTTTCTGCAGGCACGGAAAGAGGTATTTTAACCTTTTTTCCTCATTTTTTAAATATGACGTTAATCCTTTGCCTTGACCCGGAAATATTTCTTCAATCTCTTTTTCCATTTTGTCATGGTTGTCAGTGACAAGAATCTGCTTATCCGTAAACTTTAACCTGTACATAGGGTCAAGTTTATGAAATTTAAGGTAGTCTTCCGACTTTCTTCCGGTTTCAGCAAACATCTCATCAAGAATAAACTTCATCATAAGGAAGGTGGGGCCTGTGTCAAAAGTATACTGTCCAAGTTTAATAGCCGCATTACGCCCGCCTACAACGCCGGCTTTTTCATAAATAGTCACATCAAAACCGCGGTGCCTAAGTATCATTCCTGCCGTAAGGCCGCCGGGGCCCGCTCCGACAATTACAATCTTTTTCTTTTCCATTTCACTTACCCCCTTTAGTATTATTATGAATGCCTGCCCGATTAATATTCCACATTTTAACGTAAGTGTCCATATCAAATTTTCTTTCAAGCCCCTTGTCATTCATATACCTAACCTTTCCAAAAATCTTTCTCTGCGGCCATGCCCTGTCGTGTTTGCCAAAACACCACGCAACACCCGCATAGCTGTTGGGGTCACGCCCGTCAAGTTCGTATTTATCATTCAAATAAATCATTTTATTATAAGCCTGCTCCGGGGTTTTTGACCACTCTATTATTTTTTTGCCCCAGTACATCCTCATATAATTATGCATCTTTCCTGTTATTACCATCTGCGACTGCGCCGCATTCCAGTATTTATCATGCGTGGCGCCCGTTTCAAGCTGTTTAAGGGTATATACATAAGGCCTTTCATCAACCGAATGAATCCGCAGCGTCTCTTTTGCCCAGTTTGGCAGGCATTCAGTATTTTCATAATTTTTATTGTAATAGACAAAATTAACGGCAAGTTCGCGCCTTATAATAAGTTCATCCAGAAACTTGCCTGCCACCTTCCCTCCGGTTTTAAGCACTTCAACGGCAATATACAGAGGAGATATCTGCCCAAAGTGCAGATAAGGGCTTAAATTTGATTCTATGTTTTTATCCGGATGGCTGCGAAAATCAGCGTACAAGTGCAGCTTATTTTCTATAAAATCTTTAAGGTGTTTCTTTGCCTCTGATGTTCCGCCCGTATATATCGCAGAATGTTTAACATCTTTATCCAACCCGGATAACGCAAGCACAGAATGATAATCGCCGATATCCGCAGCTTCGGCCTTTATATTAAGCGATGATAGCTTTGGTTTTACCTCTTTAAAAGGGATTATGTAGTCGTTCAGGAGGACATTTATTTTTCTTCTTATTGTTGCCGCACCATATTCTTCTTTTGACGAGGCGGTTTCAACAGGAACAATCACATCTGTTTCAACCTGATAAAAAGCGCAATTAATTTTTAAGGCGGCCGTCTTTCTCCACCGCCTTTGTACCCTTGTATATCCGGCATCCGTAACAACACAGGAGGCATTTTTCGAGTATTTAGCAGCCGCTTTTTCGGGGCTTTCTTTTATTATGGCCAGTTTTATGCCTTTTTTCTTAAGTGAAATCTGTGTCTCTTTTAAACCCTGCAGCATAAAAGCGTAATGCCTGTAATTGGCTGATGGATAATTAAAGGTAAGGCCAAATATGGCCAGCAGCGGGAGTTTTAATTCATTTGCCTTCTGCGCGGCATAAGACAGCGCGTAATTGTATTCGGCGCGCTGTGACGCCTGCATCCAATAAAGCACATATTTGCCTTTTGTTTCGGGGCTGCCATTCAGCTTTTTAACGCGTTCTTTCTGTATCATAAATACGATTAATCTCCGCCCGCAAGTTCTTCCGGATAAGGCTCAAAAAAAGTCTGGTTTAAAAGATATTCTTCATTAAACCTTACAGCAAACAGTTTTAAAAGGTTAAGCGGCAATGCCGGTATTGCCCTGCCTTTCTGATATTTTCCCAGCACCTGAAGAAAAAACGCCTTTTCTTCCGGCGATAAACCGGTTTTAAAATATCCAAAAGCATGCATCATGGTGTTAACGTTATTTGAAATTTTTGGAGGATGCGATAAAAGAATTAACAGATTTTCCATATATTGGCTGCATATTTCTTTAAACTTCTTACCTCCCGGCGCCGAAACAATCCTTCCCATTTTTCTCATGACCGTCTGATTATACGACATAAACAATAATTTATTCCGTGAATGATAGCCGACAAGCTCCGCAATTTTACCGCTTTTTATAACATCCCTTAAAGACGCAATAGCAAAGACCGATTTCAAAAAGTGGTCTCTGATAGCCGCGTTTAAAAGCCTTGCTTCATCTTCAACCGGAATTCCCGGATAATACGCGGGAACCTTACCGCCAAAAAAACCGGCCCCTCTTTTTGTAAGCATCATACCATTGGGGCCTTTCGCGTATATTTTAACATCCTTAAACCCCGAAGACGGGGATTTGGATTTCAGGACAAACCCATCCACTTCTCCAAGATTTTCAAGATACGACTTGGACCACGCATTCATCTTATCGGTAAAATCCCCGCCGGTTTCCGGCTGCACAAGGCGCAGGTCTGTCATCTTTGAATCATTTGATATTATGCGGATGGTTTTTCTGGGAACGCCAAGGCCGATAGCGGTTTCCGGGCATTCAGTTACAACATCAACATATTTAAACAACTTTGACACAAATTCACTGTTAACTTTCTGCCCGTCGTATCTGCAGGCGCATGTCTCTATACATTTACTGATATAAAGTTTTGGTTTTACCATTTATTTTTTCATCCTAAAGCATCTGCCCTTCCAGATCCCAGTTATTCATTTTCTTTATCTCTTCCCAATAAGGGCTTGTGGACAGATGTTCTTTAAATGCTTCTAAAAAATCACCTTTATCCGTACCGTCCGTACTGCGTCCGGCTTCCGTCATCGCGCTTTCCCAGTCTTCATTCCATTGAACCATATCATAAAATTCCCACGCTTTGTCGCCGTTGCCGCCGTAAATAAGGTTTAACATATATTCCCAGACATACGATATAAATTCGTTTTTATTTTTTTCCGCGTATTCGCGCATCTCTTCGTCAAGAGGAGGTGATTGTTTCATAAGGCCGGCCGCAATAAGATAAGCGCCGTCTTTATATTCCAGAATCACTTTGGGCGCGGTATCGCCGCCAAAACTTGCCCACCAGTTTAAAAACGTGCAGTCATTGCCGATAAGTTCCGGCACTCCGTCCGCGTTCAAATCCTTAAAAGAAATCCCTTCGCTTAACCCCTTTATTTCCGCCATCATCTTAAAATCATCTTCGGCGGAAAATACCGAATATATATTGGAACAGCTGTCTTTTTCCGAATATGACTGAAGTACAAAATCCGGCTTTTTATCGCCTGTTAAATCGGCAAAAACTTCCGGATTTGTTTTATCCGTACCCGGCGGCACAAGTTTAAAGCCTTCTTTATCGCCGGCCTGCTTATTTATGACAGTCTTGCCGTCTTTTACAACTTCAAAGATTTTGCCTTTTTCGGTTACTTTAACATTTACAGCAGCACCGCTTTTGTTTGACGGAACTTTATCAGCCGGTTTTTCCGTGCCGCTTTTTTCCGCCGCATCTGTTTTAATATTTTCTTCAGCCGCGGGAGAATCCCCCTGTTTATCCGGTTTAACCGTCCCCCTGCCGCATTTCAAAACAAGAAGCAGGGCAATAAGCATTACAGCTATAGCGGCAATTATTATACGTTTTTTATTATTCATAGCTATTTTATCACCGCCTTTATTTTATCAAAAGCAGCTTTGTTTCTTGCGGTTGAAGCAAGGCCTTTTGCGTTAATATATTCAGCCGCGTGCGCTATTCTTTCTTCCGAAATCGGGTGCGATGACAGCATCTGTTCAAGAATACCCGGTTTTGACACCCTTAATTTTAACAGAAGTTCCTGAACGTCTATCATGGCTTTAGGATCATATCCCGCTGCCGAGGCAAGAAAAGCGCCCTGCTCATCGGCTTCAAATTCATTTTCCCTTGAATTTTTCGCAAAAAGAAAATTAAGCCCTATCGCGGAAACCATTGAAGCAATCTGTGATTTTGCCGCTCCTTCTTCCCCCGAAGACAGCATATTTTCAACATAGGCAAGGCCGTACTGTGCCACAAGCTGGCGCTGCATCTGTTTTACGCTGTGCTTTTTTGCTATATGCCCTATTTCATGGCCTATAACCGCGGCAAGCTGCGCTTCGTCGTTTAAATTTTTAATTATCCCCGAAGTCACATAAACAAATCCTCCCGGCACCGCAAAAGCGTTTATTTCCGCGGAATCTACAACCGAAAACGTATATTTAACAGAGCTTTGTTGCGCGTTTGCCGCAAGTTTTTTTCCCAATGACGAAACATAAGACTGAACCGTTGTATTTGCAAGGGCTTTGTACTGCACATCCACCTGCGCCTTTGTTGCAAGGCCAAGCTGCATTTCCATTGATTCCGGAATTAAAACCGGGTCATACTTTGTTGAAGTTAACGTGGCGCAGGAGGTAATTAAAAACAAAGCCATTGCCAGAGAAAGAATTCTTTTCATGCATGTCTCCCTTAAAATTTTCCGGATATCCCGGTAATTAAATAGCCATCTTTGTTTTTTGAAATATAGTAAGCGGCTTCATCCGCGCCCGCGTCATAATACTTTATCCATTTAGGTGCACCCGCCTTATCAATCAATGAAAGCATTATATCACAGGTACTATTTACACCGCAAGATACCCCCGCTATAACGGAATTATCGCCCTGTTTTTCTATCCAGTACGCCGCTTCATCGCCCGCGGTTCCTATTGAACGCGCCCATATGCAGTTTCCGGAAACATCTATGCTTATAAGATAA
Encoded here:
- a CDS encoding DUF1722 domain-containing protein, with translation MVKPKLYISKCIETCACRYDGQKVNSEFVSKLFKYVDVVTECPETAIGLGVPRKTIRIISNDSKMTDLRLVQPETGGDFTDKMNAWSKSYLENLGEVDGFVLKSKSPSSGFKDVKIYAKGPNGMMLTKRGAGFFGGKVPAYYPGIPVEDEARLLNAAIRDHFLKSVFAIASLRDVIKSGKIAELVGYHSRNKLLFMSYNQTVMRKMGRIVSAPGGKKFKEICSQYMENLLILLSHPPKISNNVNTMMHAFGYFKTGLSPEEKAFFLQVLGKYQKGRAIPALPLNLLKLFAVRFNEEYLLNQTFFEPYPEELAGGD
- the crtI gene encoding phytoene desaturase, with product MEKKKIVIVGAGPGGLTAGMILRHRGFDVTIYEKAGVVGGRNAAIKLGQYTFDTGPTFLMMKFILDEMFAETGRKSEDYLKFHKLDPMYRLKFTDKQILVTDNHDKMEKEIEEIFPGQGKGLTSYLKNEEKRLKYLFPCLQKPYSSIFDMMKNPLLKALPHLDLGKSVFNALGKYFKPEKLRFVFTFQSKYLGMSAWECPAAFAMIAYIEHKWGIYHVIGGLNKISDAMAKVFEEEGGKLKLNTPVKRIINSGKKATGVELEDGTIVNADEVIVNADFSYAATALMDKKHVKKYSPEKLAKRKYSCSIFMLYLGVKKKYDMPHHNVFFAEKYRENVEDIFNRLKLSDQISFYVQNASIIDPTLAPEGKSGIYILVPVASLKGNIDWKKEKDAFRKRVLEEVVKKTEMKDLMDNIEEERIYTPETWRDDLNVYYGATFNLGHNLTQMLYLRPRNKFECLDNCYLTGGGTHPGSGLPTIYESGRIAANMISKKHGVKYIEPSSLDNKI
- a CDS encoding deoxyribodipyrimidine photo-lyase is translated as MIQKERVKKLNGSPETKGKYVLYWMQASQRAEYNYALSYAAQKANELKLPLLAIFGLTFNYPSANYRHYAFMLQGLKETQISLKKKGIKLAIIKESPEKAAAKYSKNASCVVTDAGYTRVQRRWRKTAALKINCAFYQVETDVIVPVETASSKEEYGAATIRRKINVLLNDYIIPFKEVKPKLSSLNIKAEAADIGDYHSVLALSGLDKDVKHSAIYTGGTSEAKKHLKDFIENKLHLYADFRSHPDKNIESNLSPYLHFGQISPLYIAVEVLKTGGKVAGKFLDELIIRRELAVNFVYYNKNYENTECLPNWAKETLRIHSVDERPYVYTLKQLETGATHDKYWNAAQSQMVITGKMHNYMRMYWGKKIIEWSKTPEQAYNKMIYLNDKYELDGRDPNSYAGVAWCFGKHDRAWPQRKIFGKVRYMNDKGLERKFDMDTYVKMWNINRAGIHNNTKGGK
- a CDS encoding M48 family metalloprotease, which translates into the protein MKRILSLAMALFLITSCATLTSTKYDPVLIPESMEMQLGLATKAQVDVQYKALANTTVQSYVSSLGKKLAANAQQSSVKYTFSVVDSAEINAFAVPGGFVYVTSGIIKNLNDEAQLAAVIGHEIGHIAKKHSVKQMQRQLVAQYGLAYVENMLSSGEEGAAKSQIASMVSAIGLNFLFAKNSRENEFEADEQGAFLASAAGYDPKAMIDVQELLLKLRVSKPGILEQMLSSHPISEERIAHAAEYINAKGLASTARNKAAFDKIKAVIK